Proteins encoded in a region of the Bdellovibrionota bacterium genome:
- a CDS encoding 23S rRNA (pseudouridine(1915)-N(3))-methyltransferase RlmH: MKVIFLYIESQKEDWALEAQSLYTEKIKRFSEFEIIKIKSPSIARDNKAHKIEEESKMILGKLKSDDYFILFDEEGKIFDSIAFAQNFKKIQESNPKRIVFLIGGAFGVSTEVKARANQKLSLSKMVMNHHVALTMALEQIYRTFTILKGIPYHNS; this comes from the coding sequence ATGAAGGTTATCTTTTTATATATCGAATCTCAGAAAGAAGATTGGGCTTTAGAAGCTCAATCTCTTTATACGGAGAAAATAAAAAGATTTTCCGAGTTTGAAATCATTAAAATCAAAAGCCCATCCATCGCACGAGATAATAAAGCACATAAAATTGAAGAAGAATCCAAAATGATTCTTGGAAAACTAAAGAGTGATGATTATTTTATCCTTTTTGATGAAGAGGGAAAAATCTTCGATTCAATTGCCTTTGCGCAGAATTTTAAGAAAATTCAAGAATCAAATCCTAAGAGAATAGTTTTCCTCATCGGTGGTGCTTTCGGCGTTTCAACAGAGGTAAAGGCGAGAGCGAATCAAAAGCTTTCACTTTCAAAGATGGTAATGAATCATCACGTCGCTCTCACTATGGCCTTAGAACAAATTTACCGCACTTTCACAATCCTAAAAGGCATCCCCTACCATAATTCTTAA
- the gpmI gene encoding 2,3-bisphosphoglycerate-independent phosphoglycerate mutase, producing the protein MKALLIILDGFGHSEKHEHNAIYMAKTPTIDSLMKTYPHSLLKNSGEAVGLPEGIMGNSEVGHLNLGAGRVVYQELTRINKFIREKGFHTLPDIQRIAQNPMGALHFIGLLSDGGVHSDQKHLLKLVESVRTLSKDKPIFIHVITDGRDTPPKSGIDFVKELQHQVDLLPNVQIATVVGRFYAMDRDQRWERVEIAYKALTQEGSVEEFDSAEEAVLDAYKKEETDEFILPRQIRGGVRISPQDQVMFFNYRADRAREISLAIAGPGFDKFTTPVKVFSENWVTMTRYQKDFPFRPLFDQDSLKNILGEIVSQKGFKQLRVAETEKYAHVTYFFNGGLEKAFDGEDRILIPSPKEVKTYDEKPEMSAFEVTDKLLEGMDKDYKLIVVNYANGDMVGHTGNEQAAIKAVETLDKCVEKLVSKAQARNFDVIITADHGNCEEMISETGEAMTQHSMNPVPCILVSEKHKNVKMHDGALCDVAPTILKLFNWEKPADMSGNPLF; encoded by the coding sequence ATGAAAGCTCTTCTTATTATCCTTGATGGTTTCGGTCATTCTGAAAAACACGAACACAACGCTATTTATATGGCTAAGACGCCAACCATAGATAGTTTGATGAAGACGTATCCGCATAGCTTGCTGAAGAATTCAGGCGAGGCTGTTGGCTTGCCTGAGGGAATTATGGGAAACTCAGAAGTAGGTCACTTAAATCTTGGTGCCGGTCGAGTGGTCTATCAAGAACTTACCAGAATTAATAAATTCATTCGTGAAAAAGGTTTTCACACTCTTCCTGATATTCAAAGAATTGCACAAAACCCTATGGGCGCTTTACACTTTATCGGGCTTCTTTCAGACGGAGGAGTGCATTCGGATCAAAAGCATTTATTGAAATTGGTTGAATCGGTTAGAACTCTTTCCAAAGATAAGCCGATCTTTATTCATGTCATCACGGATGGAAGAGATACTCCTCCGAAAAGTGGAATAGATTTTGTTAAAGAACTACAACATCAAGTTGATCTCTTGCCAAATGTGCAAATTGCAACCGTTGTTGGTAGGTTCTATGCGATGGATAGAGATCAAAGATGGGAAAGAGTGGAAATAGCTTACAAAGCTCTGACTCAAGAGGGCTCAGTAGAAGAATTCGATTCTGCGGAAGAAGCAGTTCTGGATGCTTATAAAAAAGAAGAAACAGATGAGTTTATTTTACCAAGACAAATCCGCGGAGGCGTGAGAATTTCTCCGCAAGATCAGGTGATGTTCTTTAACTACCGTGCCGACAGAGCCAGAGAAATTTCTCTAGCAATCGCTGGTCCAGGCTTTGATAAATTCACAACGCCAGTCAAAGTTTTTTCAGAAAATTGGGTAACGATGACAAGATATCAAAAAGATTTTCCATTTAGACCACTATTTGATCAAGACTCTCTCAAAAATATTTTAGGTGAAATTGTCTCTCAAAAAGGATTTAAACAACTGCGCGTTGCCGAGACAGAAAAATATGCGCACGTAACATATTTCTTTAACGGGGGATTAGAAAAAGCATTCGATGGCGAAGATCGGATTTTGATTCCGTCTCCTAAAGAAGTAAAAACTTACGATGAAAAACCCGAGATGAGCGCGTTTGAGGTTACAGATAAACTTCTTGAAGGAATGGACAAAGATTATAAATTGATCGTGGTGAATTACGCGAACGGCGATATGGTTGGCCACACAGGAAACGAGCAGGCCGCAATTAAGGCTGTCGAGACTCTTGATAAGTGTGTTGAAAAGTTGGTAAGTAAAGCTCAAGCAAGAAATTTCGATGTGATCATTACGGCGGACCATGGGAACTGCGAAGAAATGATTTCGGAAACTGGCGAGGCAATGACCCAGCATTCGATGAATCCGGTTCCCTGTATCTTGGTTTCTGAAAAACATAAAAACGTAAAAATGCATGACGGAGCCCTCTGCGATGTGGCCCCAACGATATTAAAGCTATTCAATTGGGAAAAACCGGCGGATATGTCTGGAAATCCTCTTTTTTAA
- a CDS encoding outer membrane lipoprotein carrier protein LolA, translating into MIFSFIAPFIVATVVLVPKTGVEDKKQPEISEEAEASASKEVPVIKEEKKEGVITLRKAAPKYKYIKVGKGKKAKRKKVLIKEAPSKTEFDEENLDAIYEKERKYFNTTREAFFKKKKTSSGVSGALASIPAAVANSIAVNVSEAKIARTPKPPPPPAKPVMQTAEQFLNVEDAIQEKRKIAAKNSEKFERLEKAEKKLAELKEKKKSKTDKDKAPLTDAEVKDELQQEMLRAVVIEGEATENKRGPSSLKEDPKKILKKIETKYITHFVRIDVKSEVTQALLERTKTYTGKLYMAPEGRFKMDMKEPNKHMLLMNGKNIWVVDYPLDETQDKVQILHSKSAKNLKNQAFLDIFMGVGSLEKRFKIESSDKKNDEITYKLIPKEKDAQIERVELKVDVQAELISSITFWDSLGNKTQLRFSEQDFSEKVDKEIFKFKPPKDAAITYL; encoded by the coding sequence ATGATTTTTTCCTTTATTGCACCTTTTATAGTTGCGACCGTCGTTCTTGTCCCAAAAACAGGAGTCGAGGACAAAAAGCAACCGGAGATTTCTGAAGAAGCAGAAGCATCTGCATCTAAAGAAGTTCCTGTGATCAAGGAAGAAAAAAAAGAAGGAGTCATAACCCTCAGGAAAGCTGCGCCCAAATATAAATACATCAAAGTTGGGAAAGGAAAAAAGGCTAAGAGAAAAAAAGTTTTGATTAAAGAAGCTCCCTCCAAAACAGAATTTGACGAAGAAAATTTAGATGCCATTTACGAAAAAGAGCGTAAGTATTTCAATACAACTCGTGAAGCATTTTTTAAAAAGAAAAAAACATCATCAGGCGTTTCGGGTGCCTTAGCATCTATTCCAGCAGCAGTTGCGAATTCTATAGCGGTAAATGTCTCTGAGGCAAAAATTGCAAGAACACCAAAACCTCCTCCTCCACCGGCAAAACCTGTAATGCAAACCGCAGAGCAATTCTTGAACGTAGAAGATGCCATTCAAGAAAAAAGAAAAATCGCTGCAAAAAATTCTGAGAAATTCGAGAGACTAGAGAAGGCTGAAAAAAAATTAGCCGAACTCAAAGAAAAGAAAAAATCTAAAACAGATAAAGATAAGGCACCCTTAACAGATGCGGAAGTCAAAGATGAGCTTCAGCAAGAGATGTTGCGTGCGGTGGTCATAGAAGGCGAAGCCACAGAAAATAAGCGCGGTCCAAGTTCGTTGAAGGAAGATCCTAAAAAAATCCTTAAAAAGATCGAAACCAAATACATCACTCACTTTGTGAGAATAGATGTAAAGTCTGAGGTTACCCAGGCCCTTTTAGAGCGTACAAAAACCTATACGGGGAAGCTTTATATGGCTCCGGAAGGTCGTTTTAAGATGGATATGAAGGAGCCCAATAAGCATATGTTGCTTATGAATGGTAAAAATATCTGGGTGGTAGATTATCCTCTTGACGAGACGCAGGATAAAGTTCAAATACTACACTCTAAATCAGCCAAGAACCTGAAAAACCAAGCTTTTTTAGATATTTTTATGGGCGTTGGCAGTTTAGAAAAAAGATTTAAAATCGAGAGTTCAGATAAAAAAAATGATGAAATTACATACAAACTTATTCCAAAAGAAAAAGATGCACAAATTGAGCGAGTCGAACTCAAAGTTGACGTTCAAGCTGAGCTCATCTCCAGCATCACTTTCTGGGATTCATTGGGCAATAAAACACAGCTCAGGTTTAGCGAACAAGACTTCAGTGAAAAAGTGGACAAAGAAATCTTCAAATTTAAGCCTCCGAAGGACGCTGCCATTACCTACCTCTAG
- the rimO gene encoding 30S ribosomal protein S12 methylthiotransferase RimO: protein MIKNSQEQESNTSTQKNAQKRKVHFISLGCPKNLVDSEMMIGSLTQSDYVITDSAEDAETIIVNTCGFIEDAKKESLSTIFEMSRMKEDGKLKQLVVAGCLTQRYKEDLVNDLPEADVFVGSGEFQNIVKILDENRLDATKKRFFNLPTYLQQENTPRVNSQMPHRAYLKISEGCLKRCAFCAIPKIRGNLQSRTIENVVNEAKLLVAGGVKELNVISHDFTDYGWDLRRKDPENMTSPVELLRRLSDIKGLDWVRVLYLYPDGITPEMVKLVKEKNNLVKYFDMPLQHINNEMLKRMNRKMTREEIQQAITNIRTEIPDAVIRTQFIVGFPGETEEYFQELLDFVKEQKFDRVGCFKYSPEESTAGGKMTDQIDEDIKEDRFHRLMSLQLPISKKKHKSMIGSVIDVIVEGVSEESELLLKGRSSQQAPDIDGIVYINEGDAKIGDLVKVEITDAMEYDLIGKIISEN, encoded by the coding sequence ATGATAAAAAATAGCCAAGAACAGGAATCAAACACTTCGACGCAAAAAAATGCCCAAAAAAGAAAAGTACACTTTATTAGCTTGGGTTGTCCTAAGAATTTAGTGGATTCAGAAATGATGATTGGTTCCCTCACGCAATCAGATTATGTGATCACAGACAGCGCGGAAGATGCAGAAACTATCATCGTAAATACATGTGGATTTATCGAAGACGCAAAAAAAGAATCTCTTTCTACAATCTTTGAAATGTCTCGCATGAAAGAAGATGGAAAGCTAAAACAGCTCGTAGTGGCGGGCTGCCTCACGCAACGATACAAAGAAGATCTAGTGAATGATCTTCCTGAAGCTGACGTATTCGTAGGATCTGGGGAATTCCAAAACATCGTAAAAATCCTAGACGAAAACAGATTGGATGCGACGAAGAAAAGATTCTTCAATCTTCCAACTTATTTACAACAAGAAAACACTCCGAGAGTGAACTCACAAATGCCTCATAGAGCTTACTTAAAAATTTCTGAAGGTTGTTTAAAAAGATGTGCATTCTGTGCAATTCCAAAAATCAGAGGAAACCTTCAGTCACGAACTATAGAAAATGTGGTGAACGAAGCGAAGCTTCTGGTCGCTGGCGGAGTAAAAGAACTGAATGTGATCTCTCATGACTTTACAGATTACGGTTGGGATCTTCGTAGAAAAGATCCAGAAAATATGACAAGCCCAGTAGAGCTTTTAAGAAGACTTTCGGATATTAAAGGACTTGATTGGGTGAGAGTACTTTATCTATATCCAGATGGCATCACTCCCGAAATGGTAAAATTGGTAAAAGAAAAAAATAATTTGGTTAAGTATTTCGATATGCCTCTTCAGCACATCAACAATGAAATGTTGAAGAGAATGAATCGCAAAATGACTAGAGAAGAAATTCAACAAGCGATCACAAATATCAGAACTGAAATTCCAGATGCTGTGATCAGAACTCAATTCATCGTTGGATTCCCAGGTGAAACAGAAGAGTATTTCCAAGAATTATTAGACTTTGTTAAAGAACAAAAATTCGACCGCGTTGGCTGCTTTAAATATTCTCCCGAAGAAAGCACTGCCGGCGGCAAAATGACAGATCAAATTGATGAAGATATCAAAGAAGATCGCTTTCACAGATTGATGTCACTCCAGCTTCCAATTTCCAAAAAGAAACACAAATCAATGATCGGATCTGTAATAGACGTGATCGTAGAAGGCGTGAGTGAAGAATCAGAACTTTTATTAAAAGGAAGATCATCACAACAAGCCCCAGACATCGATGGCATTGTTTACATTAACGAAGGTGACGCAAAAATCGGTGACCTCGTAAAAGTAGAAATCACCGACGCCATGGAATACGATTTGATTGGAAAAATTATTTCCGAAAATTAA
- the hpt gene encoding hypoxanthine phosphoribosyltransferase, protein MSQIKDDMIPYLKADEIDEIVGRIAEEIEHDYKGRPIVLVGVLKGSLPFIADLSRKINLAQRIDFVSLSSQKSKSGEYVITINQDITTQIKDKHVIIVEEVIDAGRKLTFLKNRILSSDPASLKIVTLLDKPARRVINIKADYIGKTIEDRYVVGYGLDDNGLGRNYPDIYYLRH, encoded by the coding sequence ATGTCACAAATTAAAGACGACATGATTCCATACCTAAAAGCTGATGAAATCGACGAAATCGTCGGAAGAATCGCAGAAGAAATCGAGCATGACTACAAAGGCAGACCGATTGTACTTGTTGGGGTTCTGAAGGGGTCCTTACCATTCATCGCAGACCTTTCCCGTAAGATCAATTTGGCTCAAAGAATAGATTTTGTATCCCTCAGTAGCCAAAAAAGCAAAAGCGGGGAGTACGTTATCACTATCAATCAAGACATCACGACTCAAATCAAAGACAAACACGTAATTATCGTTGAAGAAGTTATCGATGCCGGCAGAAAACTGACTTTCTTGAAGAATAGAATCCTGTCTTCCGATCCTGCATCTCTGAAAATTGTTACCTTGTTGGATAAGCCCGCAAGAAGAGTTATCAACATCAAAGCCGACTACATCGGAAAAACCATCGAAGACAGATATGTGGTTGGTTACGGATTAGATGATAATGGGCTTGGCAGAAACTATCCGGACATATACTATCTAAGACATTGA
- a CDS encoding tetratricopeptide repeat protein yields MAYSDNRTGYREMMAQAKESFIEGDYRTAEPLLQQAILQNNKDPEVYQMLATLFYDKGQFNKAIKSFKKALEIDPSYTDASVGLSIILNDLGRYEEAKEVFEEAQERLNETKMQSDPFIEDRITQKHMELGDLYLQIEKFEDALEQFMKAKKLSNNPGLLILKIAECFMKIHKEQRAIQELQLFLRDYPQNIEARVRLGVYLYQMNRVYEAVEEWEKVQMRDSQNADAKHYLQLARETRLTEIALDSHLSHNNDQEY; encoded by the coding sequence ATGGCATATAGTGATAACCGCACCGGATATCGCGAGATGATGGCGCAAGCTAAAGAAAGCTTTATTGAGGGCGACTATAGAACCGCAGAACCTCTTTTGCAGCAAGCTATTCTTCAAAACAACAAAGACCCAGAAGTTTACCAGATGCTTGCGACTCTTTTCTATGACAAGGGCCAATTCAATAAAGCCATCAAGTCTTTCAAAAAAGCTTTAGAAATCGATCCCTCTTATACGGATGCGAGTGTTGGTTTATCAATCATTTTAAATGATTTGGGCAGATATGAAGAAGCAAAAGAAGTCTTTGAAGAAGCCCAAGAACGTTTAAACGAAACAAAGATGCAATCGGATCCATTCATCGAAGACAGGATCACCCAAAAACACATGGAACTGGGAGATTTGTACCTTCAAATCGAGAAGTTTGAAGATGCTTTAGAACAATTCATGAAGGCTAAGAAGTTATCGAACAATCCTGGATTATTGATCCTAAAAATTGCCGAATGCTTTATGAAGATCCATAAGGAACAAAGAGCAATTCAAGAGCTTCAACTTTTCCTAAGAGACTACCCTCAAAATATCGAGGCTAGAGTTCGCCTTGGGGTTTACTTATACCAAATGAACCGCGTTTATGAAGCCGTCGAAGAGTGGGAAAAGGTTCAGATGAGAGATTCTCAGAATGCTGATGCAAAACACTATTTGCAGTTGGCTCGCGAGACACGCTTGACAGAAATAGCCTTAGACAGTCATTTATCACATAATAACGATCAAGAATATTAG
- the bamD gene encoding outer membrane protein assembly factor BamD has protein sequence MRLNFFKVFLTTLLLSLAVVSCSTPDPIDVNSAEKAFKEAKEYEDDERYEEALRRYDEIKNKFPYSQYSKESDLRIADIYFKKEEFASAALSYSNFKYLYPNHPQIPYVSLQLALSYFNQLPTTIDRDLSKGVQAIQEFNIVLDKYPGTDFAKTAAEKKKATQDMLAKKESYIANWYFKKEKYLSAMRRFENLTKMPAPAELTSEAYLKGAISALEIGEVGKGKSLLEQLSKKFPTSDNNDQISDVKSKYGI, from the coding sequence ATGCGACTGAACTTTTTCAAAGTATTTTTAACAACATTATTGTTATCGCTAGCAGTAGTTTCCTGCTCAACTCCAGATCCCATCGATGTGAATTCAGCAGAAAAAGCTTTCAAAGAAGCCAAAGAGTATGAAGACGATGAACGCTACGAAGAAGCTCTTAGACGTTACGACGAAATTAAAAATAAATTCCCTTACTCACAATATTCAAAAGAATCAGATTTAAGAATCGCTGATATTTATTTTAAAAAAGAAGAGTTTGCATCAGCGGCGCTTTCTTATTCGAACTTTAAATACTTATATCCGAATCATCCGCAAATTCCTTACGTGAGTTTGCAATTGGCACTTTCTTACTTCAATCAATTGCCAACGACGATTGATCGCGATTTGTCTAAAGGTGTTCAAGCTATCCAAGAGTTCAATATAGTTCTTGATAAGTATCCGGGAACTGATTTTGCAAAAACTGCGGCTGAAAAGAAAAAAGCCACCCAAGATATGCTTGCTAAAAAAGAATCGTACATTGCCAATTGGTATTTTAAAAAAGAAAAGTACTTAAGTGCGATGAGACGCTTTGAGAATCTCACGAAGATGCCTGCTCCTGCAGAATTGACTTCGGAAGCTTACCTCAAAGGTGCCATCAGTGCTTTGGAAATTGGTGAAGTGGGAAAAGGAAAGAGCTTATTGGAACAACTTTCTAAAAAGTTCCCAACGAGCGATAACAACGACCAGATTAGCGATGTGAAGAGTAAATATGGCATATAG
- a CDS encoding AI-2E family transporter, with the protein MKALPTLIKRERLLRLAAVLFTLVLLSTVVLIVENMLISFVLAFGATYLITPIVRYLERMGMSRNSAILIPYFTLLALTTALVFITIPLVVEQIRELRLEMPKYVEGVTFLIQKWENQLKDFIPYVFKYDIGENIARLAESGVTGFLQNAPKFAQQFLTVCLLGPIFCYFMLKDGRKISRNLLSLFPNNVFEMALSLSHKINLQLGDFIRARLVEAFIVGIVVWIGLTILQFPYALFLAIFATVMNLIPYVGPFIGAVPAFIIAIINQEPSLNVLLMSMVYFIAQLVDIVFIIPLVVARTVNLHPVTVIVVFIIGANVMGVLGMIISVPVASVLKLIFYTIYDQLIKFRA; encoded by the coding sequence ATGAAAGCACTACCCACACTAATAAAGCGTGAGCGCCTACTAAGGCTTGCCGCTGTCTTATTCACATTGGTTTTACTTTCTACAGTTGTTTTAATTGTTGAGAACATGCTTATTTCTTTTGTGCTGGCTTTTGGTGCGACCTATCTCATCACTCCGATCGTAAGATATCTTGAGCGCATGGGGATGAGCAGAAATTCTGCTATTCTTATTCCCTATTTTACTTTATTGGCTTTAACGACGGCACTTGTTTTCATTACGATTCCTCTCGTTGTAGAACAAATTCGTGAACTACGATTGGAAATGCCTAAGTATGTTGAGGGTGTGACTTTTCTTATTCAAAAATGGGAAAATCAACTGAAGGACTTTATCCCTTACGTTTTCAAATATGATATTGGTGAAAATATCGCAAGGCTTGCCGAAAGTGGTGTCACTGGATTTTTACAAAATGCTCCAAAGTTTGCTCAACAATTTTTGACTGTTTGTTTACTAGGTCCGATTTTTTGCTACTTCATGCTTAAAGACGGCAGAAAAATCTCTAGAAATTTACTCTCTCTATTTCCAAATAATGTTTTCGAAATGGCGCTTTCTCTGAGTCATAAAATTAACCTTCAACTTGGAGATTTTATTCGCGCAAGATTGGTGGAAGCCTTTATTGTGGGAATTGTTGTTTGGATTGGCTTAACGATACTTCAATTTCCTTATGCCTTATTCTTGGCAATCTTTGCCACGGTGATGAACCTCATTCCTTACGTGGGCCCATTCATTGGTGCGGTTCCTGCTTTTATTATTGCCATTATCAATCAAGAACCTTCCTTGAATGTACTTTTGATGTCGATGGTTTATTTTATCGCGCAACTAGTAGATATCGTATTTATCATCCCACTTGTGGTAGCTAGAACTGTGAATTTACACCCAGTAACTGTGATTGTTGTGTTCATTATTGGAGCAAATGTCATGGGTGTTTTGGGCATGATCATCTCTGTTCCTGTAGCTAGCGTTCTCAAACTCATCTTCTATACAATTTATGATCAATTGATCAAATTTAGGGCATAA
- a CDS encoding cyclic nucleotide-binding domain-containing protein gives MINLLWENIFKKEEKSQKISNLLHQNKIFSSLTKKEIRIVEELIHERHYRAGETVFRQSEIGIGMYIIAKGAVDISVVELEDVTASANDKFSEVLITKLKKGDFFGELSLVEDHGKRTAHATASEDSVLIGFFKPDLNVILQGHPSIGAKITMSLAEVVGKRLKSTTEKISQLRNEMKMLTELHRGNESTTHTNKA, from the coding sequence ATGATCAATCTCCTTTGGGAAAATATTTTTAAGAAAGAAGAGAAATCTCAAAAAATTTCCAATCTTCTTCATCAAAATAAAATTTTTAGCTCTTTAACTAAAAAAGAAATTCGCATTGTCGAAGAACTAATTCATGAAAGACACTACAGAGCGGGTGAAACTGTTTTCAGACAAAGTGAAATCGGGATCGGAATGTACATCATCGCAAAGGGTGCCGTAGATATTTCGGTCGTGGAACTTGAAGATGTTACAGCAAGTGCTAATGATAAATTCAGTGAAGTTCTGATTACAAAACTAAAAAAAGGCGATTTTTTTGGAGAGCTTTCTCTGGTGGAAGATCACGGAAAAAGAACCGCTCATGCGACGGCATCGGAAGATTCCGTATTGATTGGTTTCTTTAAGCCTGACCTCAATGTTATCTTGCAAGGTCATCCTTCCATCGGCGCTAAAATCACAATGAGTCTCGCTGAGGTCGTAGGAAAAAGACTTAAATCTACAACAGAGAAAATTTCGCAACTTAGAAATGAAATGAAGATGCTTACGGAGCTACATAGAGGAAATGAAAGCACTACCCACACTAATAAAGCGTGA
- a CDS encoding SH3 domain-containing protein, translated as MMKTTLMKIAFVLFYLTTSAGTSNICFAAEGDPSSAFNNYQKSYQSNDFEAARTTIEEALKSHTHNSYLIYNLGLTEYKLGKTGLAIGLWRKALSINPQLNEARQAVDFAVSQMSAKPLAKTTDSTWVWLEKLIVDHLSFNMIWPFFLLSLFVSGFMFIKFLGAKRKAFANDEATPILGTKPILFLVITVCLGVVSFFSFKDLVTTKATTIVKLAEVKTGPNAEYGTLFEIPEGTEVLIRDKEAEWYKIEDPTGRVGWAARDQLFVTNTF; from the coding sequence ATGATGAAAACAACTTTGATGAAAATTGCGTTCGTATTATTTTATCTGACAACATCAGCAGGCACTTCCAATATTTGTTTTGCAGCAGAGGGTGATCCAAGTTCTGCTTTCAATAATTATCAGAAAAGTTATCAAAGTAATGACTTTGAAGCTGCTCGAACCACAATCGAGGAGGCTCTCAAATCCCACACTCACAACAGTTATCTAATATACAATTTAGGTCTGACCGAGTACAAGCTGGGAAAAACAGGTCTAGCAATAGGTCTTTGGCGCAAGGCGCTATCGATTAATCCGCAATTAAATGAGGCTAGGCAAGCAGTTGATTTTGCTGTGAGTCAAATGTCTGCAAAGCCTTTAGCAAAAACTACTGATTCTACTTGGGTCTGGTTGGAAAAGCTCATCGTGGACCACCTTTCATTCAACATGATTTGGCCGTTCTTTTTGCTCAGTCTTTTTGTTTCTGGGTTTATGTTTATTAAGTTTTTGGGCGCAAAAAGGAAGGCCTTCGCAAACGACGAGGCTACTCCTATTTTAGGAACAAAGCCGATTCTATTTTTGGTGATTACTGTTTGTTTGGGCGTTGTGAGTTTCTTTAGTTTTAAGGATCTTGTTACAACAAAGGCAACCACAATTGTAAAGCTCGCTGAAGTTAAAACGGGTCCTAATGCAGAATATGGAACTCTATTTGAAATCCCAGAGGGAACAGAAGTGTTGATTCGTGACAAAGAAGCTGAATGGTATAAGATAGAAGATCCAACGGGACGCGTGGGATGGGCTGCACGCGATCAACTTTTTGTGACAAATACATTTTGA